The Geobacter sp. AOG2 genome includes a window with the following:
- a CDS encoding tetratricopeptide repeat protein has protein sequence MAYGSQSRALYLYSRARLAAYDGDFPTALSILRDALELDPTSAFLNNAVAEVKLKIGQAQEALEYFDKAIKLDPSYRDPYLLAGTTLSSIGKDREALDYLRKAVQLNPSREDAYLHLALALSRLNEYEETVTTLKSLIKINPDTLLGYYYLGRAYSQMKLYREAVGYFQKALELRPEFEQAALDMAASYEALGDYSKAIDIYKNLVDDDDSKIPVLQRLIQLLIQQRRFEDALELLKRAADTGLSGPETMRKIGLLHLELEQYDDAIKVFNDMLEKDSSADQIRFYLGMTYEEKGDIDRAYAEYAKIPHDSPAYLDAIGHIAFILKEKGKTDQAVEMLKDAIDANPGQLDLYLNLSTLYESLGRTDEALALVLGAEKEFPNEARLYFRIGVLYDKLGKRHESIEQMKKVLAINPKDAQALNFLGYTYAEMDINLDQALEYVKQAVAIRPNDGFFLDSLGWVYYKMKRYNEAVKCLEDANRLVEEDSTIAEHLGDAYYAKRDYRKALKLYKRALKIEPDRKELADKLRKLKGEPGDR, from the coding sequence ATGGCATACGGTAGCCAATCCCGAGCCCTGTACCTCTATTCGCGAGCCCGGTTGGCGGCCTATGACGGAGATTTCCCCACCGCCTTGTCCATACTGCGGGATGCCCTGGAGTTGGACCCGACTTCCGCCTTCCTCAACAACGCCGTTGCCGAGGTTAAGCTGAAGATTGGGCAGGCGCAGGAGGCCCTGGAATACTTCGATAAGGCTATCAAGCTTGACCCGTCTTACCGCGATCCCTATCTTCTGGCAGGTACGACCCTGTCTTCCATCGGCAAGGACCGGGAAGCGCTTGACTACCTGCGTAAAGCGGTTCAGCTTAATCCTTCCCGGGAAGACGCCTACCTGCATCTGGCCTTGGCCCTGTCGCGGCTCAACGAGTACGAGGAAACCGTTACTACTCTGAAGTCGTTGATCAAGATCAATCCTGATACCCTGCTGGGTTACTACTATCTCGGCCGGGCTTACAGCCAGATGAAGCTGTACCGGGAGGCGGTGGGTTATTTTCAAAAAGCCCTTGAACTGCGGCCCGAATTCGAACAGGCTGCCCTTGACATGGCTGCCTCGTACGAGGCGTTGGGAGACTATTCCAAGGCCATAGATATCTACAAAAACCTTGTGGACGATGATGACAGCAAGATCCCGGTCCTGCAGCGCCTGATTCAGCTTCTCATCCAGCAGCGTCGCTTCGAGGACGCACTTGAGCTCCTGAAGCGGGCGGCGGACACGGGACTCTCGGGCCCGGAAACGATGCGCAAGATAGGGTTGCTCCATCTTGAGCTGGAACAGTATGACGACGCTATCAAAGTATTCAACGACATGCTTGAGAAGGATTCGAGCGCTGATCAGATACGCTTCTACCTGGGGATGACCTATGAGGAGAAGGGGGATATAGACCGCGCCTACGCCGAATACGCTAAGATACCTCACGATTCGCCCGCCTATCTGGACGCCATAGGGCATATTGCCTTCATTCTCAAGGAAAAGGGCAAGACCGACCAAGCGGTGGAGATGCTCAAGGATGCCATTGATGCTAATCCGGGCCAGCTTGACCTGTATCTCAATCTTTCGACGCTCTACGAGTCGCTCGGCAGGACCGATGAAGCGCTCGCCCTCGTTCTCGGCGCCGAAAAGGAGTTCCCGAACGAAGCCCGCCTCTACTTCCGCATCGGTGTTCTTTATGACAAGCTGGGCAAGAGGCACGAATCCATTGAACAGATGAAGAAGGTGCTCGCCATCAATCCGAAGGATGCCCAGGCGCTTAATTTTCTGGGCTACACCTACGCCGAGATGGACATCAATCTTGATCAGGCCCTTGAATACGTCAAGCAGGCCGTCGCCATCCGCCCCAATGACGGTTTCTTCCTGGACAGCCTTGGCTGGGTCTACTACAAGATGAAAAGGTATAACGAGGCCGTGAAGTGCCTGGAAGACGCCAACCGCCTGGTGGAGGAGGATTCCACCATTGCCGAGCACTTGGGGGACGCCTA
- a CDS encoding bifunctional aminoglycoside phosphotransferase/ATP-binding protein, with protein sequence MKHDAYPEVVSSVELIQTHVSWIFLAGDTAYKIKKPVDFGFLNFSTIDRRRFYCHEEVRLNSRLCPDIYLGVVEVRESPGGAAFFGDGPIIDYAVKMKRLPAERMLDRLVEHGEVTSADMRAVARVIAAFHHAAATSPAISEYGQRERIMANWQENLDQSADDHQTPLSADELEVIREWVSSFVKNRSELFEKRISGGFIRECDGDIHLENICLTDGKIYIFDCIEFNERFRYCDTAADIAFLLMDLDFHRRRDLAEAVLDEYLAASGDTGLCEVIDFYKLYRAFVRGKVESFRQNDGGIDPQERELAGGRSAAYFRLARGYLERQRLKTTLFITCGLTGSGKSTLAAQLAFELGIATYNSDRVRKQMAALPPDTAMHVPFETGLYSAAASEATYAELLRLAEAELAAGRSVIIDACFISREQRHRFGQLAASLSLPFVVLHCSCPDTEQRRRLLKRESSGESVSDGRLEILELQQNSFQPPDDSEGTVLNIATATPPGTLASQIYARLMP encoded by the coding sequence ATGAAACATGACGCCTACCCGGAGGTGGTCAGTTCCGTCGAACTGATTCAGACGCATGTTTCCTGGATATTCCTGGCAGGCGATACCGCCTACAAGATCAAAAAGCCCGTGGATTTCGGGTTTCTCAACTTCTCCACCATCGATCGGCGCCGCTTTTATTGCCATGAGGAGGTACGACTCAACAGTCGTCTTTGCCCGGACATCTACCTGGGGGTCGTCGAGGTCCGGGAGTCCCCCGGCGGAGCAGCGTTCTTCGGCGACGGCCCGATCATCGACTATGCCGTCAAGATGAAGAGGCTTCCGGCCGAACGGATGCTCGATCGCCTGGTGGAGCATGGAGAGGTGACCAGTGCCGATATGCGGGCCGTGGCCAGGGTCATCGCCGCATTCCACCACGCCGCCGCGACCTCACCCGCCATCAGCGAATACGGCCAACGGGAACGGATCATGGCCAATTGGCAGGAAAACCTCGATCAAAGCGCAGATGACCACCAGACACCTCTTTCTGCCGATGAGTTGGAAGTGATCCGGGAGTGGGTGTCATCATTCGTCAAAAACCGTTCTGAGCTTTTCGAAAAGCGTATATCCGGCGGGTTCATCCGTGAGTGCGACGGAGACATCCACCTGGAGAACATCTGCCTGACCGACGGCAAAATATATATCTTCGATTGCATTGAGTTCAACGAACGCTTCCGTTACTGCGACACCGCCGCCGATATCGCTTTTCTCCTGATGGATCTGGACTTCCACCGTCGTCGCGACTTGGCCGAAGCGGTGCTCGATGAATATCTGGCCGCTTCGGGTGATACCGGCCTTTGCGAGGTGATCGATTTTTACAAGCTTTACCGCGCATTTGTGCGGGGTAAAGTGGAAAGTTTCCGCCAGAACGACGGCGGCATCGATCCGCAGGAACGGGAACTCGCCGGTGGCAGATCCGCCGCCTATTTCCGGCTGGCACGCGGTTATCTCGAACGACAACGCCTGAAAACCACACTATTCATCACCTGCGGACTGACGGGAAGCGGCAAAAGCACCCTGGCGGCACAACTTGCCTTTGAACTCGGTATCGCAACCTACAATTCGGACAGGGTCCGAAAACAGATGGCGGCCCTGCCACCGGATACGGCCATGCATGTGCCGTTCGAAACAGGACTTTACTCGGCCGCTGCAAGCGAGGCTACCTATGCCGAACTACTACGCCTGGCGGAAGCCGAACTTGCCGCAGGACGTTCCGTCATTATCGATGCCTGTTTCATCAGCCGCGAGCAGCGTCATCGCTTTGGCCAACTGGCCGCAAGCCTGTCCCTGCCCTTCGTTGTGTTGCACTGTTCCTGCCCGGATACGGAGCAGCGACGCCGCCTGCTCAAACGGGAATCGTCCGGAGAGAGTGTTTCCGACGGCCGCCTTGAAATTCTCGAATTGCAGCAAAACAGCTTCCAACCGCCGGATGATTCGGAGGGTACCGTACTGAATATTGCCACCGCAACTCCCCCTGGAACTCTCGCCAGTCAGATCTACGCGAGGCTTATGCCATGA